In a genomic window of Bemisia tabaci chromosome 1, PGI_BMITA_v3:
- the slx1 gene encoding structure-specific endonuclease subunit slx1, producing the protein MACEEIEEFFGVYLLYCTNPKFKGRTYIGFTVDPNRRIKQHNTGAHAGGAKRTSNRGPWEMVLIIHGFPNNISALRFEWAWQNPHRSRRLRHLKKKTNRERCYDFRLKVLAEMLSTCPWNRLPLTIRWLNLDFERSLQVYRPPPLHMCITNGPIVRKQLKTSSSEEDLFSLLSCDVCGDEVEKESQITCLHPDCDLNAHIVCLASKFLEHEASDEHMLPVEGCCPKCSTVLLWGHLVRKKLGCQDLGS; encoded by the exons ATGGCTTGCGAAGAAATTGAGgagttttttggagtttatcTGCTTTACTGCACCAATCCCAAGTTTAAAGGCAGAACTTATATTGGATTCACAGTAGATCCTAATCGGAGAATCAAGCAACATAATACAGGAGCGCATGCTGGTGGAGCCAAAAGGACGAGCAATCGAGGCCCATG GGAGATGGTCCTCATAATTCATGGCTTCCCAAACAATATTTCTGCACTGCgg ttTGAATGGGCATGGCAAAACCCTCATCGCTCCAGAAGGCTTCGAcatctgaaaaagaaaacaaaccgtGAAAGATGCTATGATTTCCGTTTGAAAGTTCTTGCAGAGATGCTAAGCACGTGTCCTTGGAACCGTCTACCACTAACAATTCGATGGCTGAATTTAGACTTTGAGCGATCTCTTCAG GTATATCGTCCTCCTCCATTACACATGTGCATTACAAATGGACCCATCGTACGAAAGCAGTTGAAGACAAGTAGCTCAGAGGAAGACCTATTCTCCCTCTTATCTTGTGACGTGTGTGGCGATGAAGTAGAGAAGGAGTCTCAGATTACATGTTTGCATCCAGACTGTGACCTCAATGCTCATATTGTATGCCTAGCAAGTAAGTTTCTCGAGCACGAAGCTTCCGATGAGCATATGCTTCCAGTTGAGGGATGTTGTCCTAAATGCTCTACAGTCCTTCTGTGGGGGCATCTTGTTCGGAAAAAATTAGGGTGTCAAGATTTGGGGTCCTGA
- the Prosbeta3 gene encoding proteasome subunit beta type-3, which yields MSILSYNGGAVVAMKGKNCVAIASDKKFGIQLQLISKEFPKIFEMGPHLYVGLPGLATDTQTVHARLKFRQNLFELKEGTRMSPKVFSSMVSNMLYEKRFGPYFVEPIVVGLEPDTYEPFICNMDLIGNVCFPEDFVVGGTCEDQLFGTCETMWEPDLSPDDLFETISQALMSAFNRDAGSGWGAVVYIIEKDKVTTRHLKTRMD from the exons ATG tcaattttatCTTACAATGGTGGAGCCGTTGTGGCGATGAAAGGTAAAAACTGCGTTGCCATTGCCAGTGACAAGAAATTCGGAATACAACTTCAATTAATTTCAAAAGAGTTTCCT AAAATATTTGAGATGGGCCCACACTTATATGTTGGATTACCTGGACTAGCAACTGATACTCAGACTGTCCATGCAAGATTAAAGTTCCGTCAGAACTTATTCGAACTGAAAGAAGGCACAAGGATGTCACCGAAAGTTTTTAGCTCAATGGTCTCAAATATGCTATATGAGAAAAG GTTTGGCCCATACTTTGTAGAGCCCATAGTGGTAGGCTTAGAACCAGATACTTACGAACCGTTTATCTGCAACATGGATTTAATAGGCAATGTATGTTTCCCTGAAGACTTTGTTGTAGGAGGCACTTGTGAAGACCAGCTCTTCGGTACATGTGAAACAATGTGGGAGCCAGATCTAAGTCCTGATGATCTATTTGAAACGATATCTCAAGCCCTAATGAGCGCATTCAATCGAGATGCTGGTTCAGGCTGGGGTGCTGTCGTTTACATCAT AGAAAAAGATAAGGTCACTACAAGACATCTGAAGACCCGTATGGATTAA